gaaaacgcCGAGTTTTTCAGGGCATATTACATCAGAATGAAATTAAAAAGGCAAATAGTTGTATTCAACCATTTGCTTGAGCACCAGTATCAGCTCACGAAGTATCATGTACATGGAAAAGCTCCTCTGGTGGTCCCGATGCAGAACGGAATTCATCCCATGGCACCTGGTAAGTTCAACTCCTTATATCACTTGCAAACTTGTTCAATAATTTGCAAAGCTTTTCTATTTTGTGTTTCACTCTTATTAAACACTAACGTTTGCAACGCAGTGAACAACATGCCCATGGGATACCCAGTACTACAACCACACCCTCAGATGCATGCTCGAGGTCATCCCCATCTTGATCCTATGGGTGGAGTGTCAAGCTGCCATGTGGTTAGTGGAATCCCTGCACCTGCTAATTTCCAACCAATGAGGATGAACTCAGGGAATGAGTAAGATGTAtctttgtgctttttttttctctttttttggtgCGTTAGAATCGAAACTAATTCCCACAGCTGTTTCTGGTGCTTGGTGTAGTATGGTAGTAGATACAACCATGGCTGATCCAACTCCAATGATTCCACCAAGCAGTGGTATGTCGGATATGCCAGTGAGTCCAGCGTCAGGCGGACACTTTCCATTTGCTGCTTCAGATATGCCAGACATGGGAATGGACACGGCAGCTCTTGATTCCGCTTTCACATCTGGTGCCACAACTTCAGTAGGGTTAGAACTTGGATCAGATGGAGGAGCTGGAAGTTCTAGAGACCCTCTCAGGCCATTTGATCAGATACCTTGGGACTTTAGTCTCTCTGACCTCACAGATTTGTCAAATCTGGGAGGTAAGCTCTCTTTATCCAAAGCCATTGCTAGTTTTTGCTCAAAACTTTAAATATACGTAGGTAGATGCTCCATATCATCCAAGTAAATGTCTCATAAATGAAGTTATATACTTTGCAGATTTAGGAGCCTTAGAAAACTATCCAGGTTCTCCTTTTCTTCCATCCGATTCTGACCTTATGCTCGATTCTCCCGAACAAGATGACATAGGTAAACACACTAACTCTTCACTTTCCATCCAAAAGGATCGATCTTATAAGAATGGATTGGAAATGATGTGTTTCAAACTTGGTTTGCTTATAGATTGTAACTAACCAATATCTTCGTTTTTCTGTATCCCGTAGATGAATTCTTAGTGGATCCGGTCCCAGAACCTCCATGTCCTCAGTCAGAAGAAGACAAGTTGTAGATTGGCCCGCCCATGTTAATGGTCCTGTCTGCATATATTATGTAATTAAAggttattttcatataaatctCTCTAGTCTTTAATGTAAGGTCATGTTCACATCtagcaagcaagcaagcaagctACATGatctattttcttttcatcttctaatGTTAATGGGGATAGACTTAGATTAATTGGTCAGTGTTGTCCTTTATTTTGGTACTCTGCAAGCATGTTGTATGTAGAGTCCCTATCATTGTATAAAAACATCTTCCAATAATCTATGTTCTTATTCAAGTAGtcccttttttctcttcttcgaaGAATGATTACTTTGTTATTGTCTAGGAGAATGACGTACCCggaaaaagtttaaaaagtcACTTTAAGACTAAACAACTAAACATCCAAACGAGAATTTTAAAACTTGTACTATTTGTAATAGAaaatcattgattttttttaattttgacataTATAGTAGACTAATCAACAGTTGTGGATTCAGAATTTTGGATCAAGCAGGTGTTGGTAAAATTACACCCATGACTATACTCTATACATAGAGTTACACTCATGACTAGTATATGTAAATGGTACCGACCGAGGACGATGTATACAACACATACAAGTTAAAATCAACAATAGTAGCATGGAATTTGCTATCAAAGTAGGAATACGTACGTATTAGTATTCTTTTTCATATACATATTTCGTTCGTTCTCAAGGAAAAAAGCCAAACTTTGgaattgtagtttttttttttttgggttgactGACTAAGTCTTCGTCAAAAGTCAACTTTATCCTTTTTCctacaattattattattaatagtaCTTGTCTTTTCTTGTGTTCCAGACTCGTTTGTTCTTCACTTGTTCGTTTTCAATGTATTAACAAGTTCATCAATTCAAAGTAGTAATATCATCACCACACCTTCGCCTAAAATTAGAACTCTATCATTATCTTCAaacaactctctcttttattcatCCTATTTCAGGAATCTAATTAAAATCCTCTGTTCACTTGTATACTAAAGTCTAAAGATCCTCCTCTCGAGTCAAGGTTCTATTTAGAAGTTTGGTCTTCATTTCGCAACTTCTTTCAACTTCAAATAATGTATATTTACTCTGTTTCCTcaaattactctgtttttgtcaGCTGctctcctttttttgtttcccgCAGGTTCAAGAATCTGTGGAAGAAAACAAGCAGAGATGATAGAGATGATGAATCCCCAAAGAAACAAATTCGTAAGGTTTGTATCAATTCTCTCCTTTTTGATTTTAGCAGTATGGTTGATAGGTACGAGTTTATGATGAAGTGATATTGatcttaatattattattgatttaggTTTAAGGGAGATGATGAGTATTTGACCAATAACACTACTACTAGACCATCAGTAACTTCAGTTATGAGAACCGTTAGACGAAGCTTCGAAAAGGGCTCAGAGAAAATCAGAACCTTTAACCAGCCATTGAGCTTTCATTCACAGAAgattaataataaagaaaacaagaagaagatacttAGAGTGATGAATCCAAACGACTCTTATCTTCAAAACTGGAACAAGATCTTCTTGCTTCTCTCTGTTATTGCTTTAGCCTTTGATCCTCTGTTTTTCTATATCCCCGTGGTAAACCCCGACAGTTTCTGTCTTTACCTAGACAAGAAACTCCAGACAATCGCTTGCGTTTTCCGCACTTTCATCGACGCTTTCTATGTGGTTCACATGCTGTTTCAGTTTCATACCGGTTTCATCACTCCTGCTTCTCGTGGTTTCGGAAGAGGAGAGCTTAATGAGAATTCTAAAGATATCGCCTTAAGATACCTCCGCTCATACTTTTTAATCGATCTTCTTTCGATTCTGCCTATCCCGCAGGTAAAATTGTTTCCTCAAATCTGTATTTCAAGATTTTGGTTCTAGGGTTTTACATTTTCATTGCAAATACAGGTAGTTGTTCTAGCTATTGTTCCAAAAGTGGCACGACCATCGATATCGGCGCTGGTAGCAAAAGAGCTATTGAAATGGGTAATCTTTTGCCAATATGTTCCAAGGATAGCACGGATCTATCCGCTTTTTAAAGAAGTAACAAGAACTTCTGGTTTGGTCACTGAAACTGCTTGGGCTGGAGCTGCGTTAAACCTATTCCTCTACATGTTAGCTAGCCATGTAaggaaatattattttctttctgcTTTCTTTACTCAACTTTATAATGTCAGGTCATTTTCGGGTGAACATAacggtcatatatatatacaaattttgaaatatttggGCAGGTTTTTGGGTCGTTTTGGTACTTGATTTCGATAGAGAGAAAAGATAGATGTTGGCGTGAAGCGTGTGCTAAGATACTGGGATGCACTCATGCACATTTATACTGTTCAACAACACCAGGGGAAGACAATAGGTTGTTTTTAAACGGTTCTTGTCCGTTGATCGATCCAGAAGAAATAAAAGACTTGACGGTTTTCAACTTTGGTATATTCGCTGATGCATTGCAGTCTGGAGTTGTGGAGTCAAAAGATTTCCCCAAGAagattttctattgtttctggTGGGGTCTCCGCAATCTTAGGTTTGTAACATCTAAAACTCTTTACTTccgttacttttttttgttatctcatGGATGATGAATCTGTTTTTTaatgcatgtatatatagtgCTTTGGGCCAAAACTTGAAGACGAGTGCCTTTGAAGGAGAGATCATTTTTGCGATTATCATTTGCATCTCTGGACTAGTCTTGTTTGCTCTACTCATTGGAAATATGCaggtaattatatatttaatttattcttCTTTGAGTTCAAGCTCTCTTTTTAAGTAGGAATCCATATTGTTAaagattttatatgattttgtagaAATATTTGCAATCAACTACTGTAAGAGTTGAGGAAATGAGAGTGAAAAGGAGAGATGCAGAGCAATGGATGTCTCATCGGATGTTGCCAGACGATCTGAAAAAACGTATCCGTAAATACGAACAGTATAAATGGCAAGAAACCAAAGGAGTTGAGGAAGAAGCTCTTCTCTCTAGTCTTCCAAAAGATCTCAGAAAAGACATTAAACGCCATCTTTGTTTCAAATTGCTCAAAGAGGTAACCTTTTCACCATAACTACGTAATAGTAAAAAAACTTAATCCTCTTGAAACTTgaattcaatttatatatgttttgttttattttcaggtGCCTTGGTTTCAATCTATGGATGATCGATTATTAGACGCTCTATGTGCTCGTCTCAAAACGGTTCTTTACACAGAGAACAGTTACATTGTGCGCGAAGGTGAACCAGTGGAAGATATGTTGTTTATAATGAGAGGAATTCTAATAAGCACAACGACTTATGGTGGCAAAACTGGTTTCTTCAATTCGGTTAGCTTGGTTGCTGGTGATTTCTGTGGAGATCTTCTCACTTGGGCATTAGATCCTCTCAGTTCCCACTTCCCTATCTCTAACAGAACCGTTCAAGCTCAGACAGAAGTCGAAGGATTTGTTCTCTCAGCTGATGATCTCAAGTTTGTCGCTACTCAGTATCGTCGCCTTCATAGCAAGCAAATCCGAC
The Camelina sativa cultivar DH55 chromosome 6, Cs, whole genome shotgun sequence genome window above contains:
- the LOC104793617 gene encoding uncharacterized protein LOC104793617; this translates as MKNEQTTQELPSSTQGEQKLKQPIEAPVQDSGSASGSSNDARKVSRQDIELVQNLIERCLQLYMSKDEVVKTLLSRARIDPGFTSLVWQKLEEENAEFFRAYYIRMKLKRQIVVFNHLLEHQYQLTKYHVHGKAPLVVPMQNGIHPMAPVNNMPMGYPVLQPHPQMHARGHPHLDPMGGVSSCHVVSGIPAPANFQPMRMNSGNDMVVDTTMADPTPMIPPSSGMSDMPVSPASGGHFPFAASDMPDMGMDTAALDSAFTSGATTSVGLELGSDGGAGSSRDPLRPFDQIPWDFSLSDLTDLSNLGDLGALENYPGSPFLPSDSDLMLDSPEQDDIDEFLVDPVPEPPCPQSEEDKL
- the LOC104784672 gene encoding probable cyclic nucleotide-gated ion channel 3; translated protein: MIEMMNPQRNKFVRFKGDDEYLTNNTTTRPSVTSVMRTVRRSFEKGSEKIRTFNQPLSFHSQKINNKENKKKILRVMNPNDSYLQNWNKIFLLLSVIALAFDPLFFYIPVVNPDSFCLYLDKKLQTIACVFRTFIDAFYVVHMLFQFHTGFITPASRGFGRGELNENSKDIALRYLRSYFLIDLLSILPIPQVVVLAIVPKVARPSISALVAKELLKWVIFCQYVPRIARIYPLFKEVTRTSGLVTETAWAGAALNLFLYMLASHVFGSFWYLISIERKDRCWREACAKILGCTHAHLYCSTTPGEDNRLFLNGSCPLIDPEEIKDLTVFNFGIFADALQSGVVESKDFPKKIFYCFWWGLRNLSALGQNLKTSAFEGEIIFAIIICISGLVLFALLIGNMQKYLQSTTVRVEEMRVKRRDAEQWMSHRMLPDDLKKRIRKYEQYKWQETKGVEEEALLSSLPKDLRKDIKRHLCFKLLKEVPWFQSMDDRLLDALCARLKTVLYTENSYIVREGEPVEDMLFIMRGILISTTTYGGKTGFFNSVSLVAGDFCGDLLTWALDPLSSHFPISNRTVQAQTEVEGFVLSADDLKFVATQYRRLHSKQIRHMFRFYSVQWRTWAACFIQAAWKRYCRRKLSKALREEEGKLHSTLQNDDSGGNKLNLGAAVYASRFASHALRNLRANATARNSRFPHMLSLLPQKPADPKFPMDET